One Diceros bicornis minor isolate mBicDic1 chromosome 26, mDicBic1.mat.cur, whole genome shotgun sequence DNA segment encodes these proteins:
- the LOC131422042 gene encoding uncharacterized protein LOC131422042: MLFNILKGTAVDDGRKVSTVARLRNLHERAYENWDHAPHRLPAPTTVPGTPAALKAQEERMNKGENGGTNGASDGPADRQTDGWTRRPRPVSAPSPGLIPPGSPTHLPLAPPRGSKARAQSPARRSDTHPPAAARERQRHPPASSCPLGRRPGKGQNARAGSAQALGPPGLVVPRLSGFPGAPHARLFRNYDFRWLRGRGAGLAATESLYVADRSLIGYVCPSLTVTFNGLCKREELGYVVRDRPQKKYHGAIGGNNRSRKRSVSAVRGAGTSARVAQSQGRRSFYKSLSRRR; this comes from the coding sequence atgctgttcAACATCCTAAAAGGCACAGCGGTGGATGATGGGCGCAAAGTGTCAACAGTGGCGAGGTTAAGAAACCTGCACGAAAGAGCCTACGAGAACTGGGATCACGCTCCCCACAGACTCCCGGCGCCTACGACAGTGCCGGGCACCCCGGCGGCGCTCAAAGCGcaggaagaaagaatgaataaaggaGAGAATGGAGGAACGAACGGAGCGAGCGACGGACCAgctgacagacagacagacggatgGACGCGGAGACCCCGGCCCGTCTCAGCCCCGTCCCCCGGCCTGATCCCTCCCGGATCCCCGACGCACCTGCCCCTCGCCCCGCCGCGAGGCTCCAAGGCGCGAGCCCAGAGCCCGGCGCGCCGCTCGGACACTCACCCGCCCGCGGCCGCCCGGGAGCGGCAGCGCCACCCACCCGCTTCATCGTGCCCCCTCGGCCGCCGGCCGGGAAAGGGACAGAACGCGCGAGCCGGAAGCGCTCAAGCGCTGGGCCCGCCGGGACTTGTAGTTCCCCGGCTCTCGGGGTTCCCAGGGGCGCCGCACGCGCGGCTCTTCAGAAACTACGACTTCCGGTGGCTCCGAGGTCGCGGGGCAGGATTGGCGGCTACAGAATCACTCTATGTTGCAGATCGGAGTCTGATTGGCTATGTGTGTCCGTCGCTCACGGTTACGTTCAATGGCCTCTGCAAAAGGGAGGAGCTTGGGTATGTTGTAAGAGACCGCCCCCAAAAGAAATACCACGGCGCGATTGGTGGAAATAACAGGAGTAGAAAGCGGAGCGTATCAGCGGTGAGGGGGGCAGGTACTTCCGCCAGGGTTGCCCAATCACAGGGACGGCGCAGTTTCTATAAAAGCTTGAGCCGGCGGCGCTAG
- the RAB26 gene encoding ras-related protein Rab-26 isoform X2: MSRKKTPKNKGASAPAASALPAVNGPRPARPGTARPGPEAPRSGPPQPGRPSLGGGGDFYDVAFKNKVLDVDGMKVKLQIWDTAGQERFRSVTQAYYRDAHALLLLYDVTNKASFDNIQAWLTEIQEHAQHNVVLMLLGNKVDSAQERVVKREDGEKLAKEYGLPFMETSAKTGLNVDLAFLAIAKELKQRTMKASSEPHFRLHEYVKREGRGAFCCRP; the protein is encoded by the exons ATGTCCAGGAAGAAGACCCCCAAGAACAAGGGGGCCAGCGCACCCGCTGCCTCCGCGCTGCCCGCTGTCAACGGGCCCCGGCCGGCGCGCCCTGGGACTGCGCGCCCCGGCCCCGAGGCGCCGCGCAGCGGGCCCCCGCAGCCCGGCCGGCCCTCGCTTGGCGGCGGCGGCGACTTCTACGACGTCGCCTTCAAG AACAAAGTTCTGGACGTGGATGGCATGAAGGTGAAGTTGCAG ATTTGGGACACGGCTGGCCAGGAGCGGTTCCGCAGCGTCACCCAGGCTTACTACCGTGACGCTCATG CACTGCTGCTGCTCTATGATGTCACCAACAAGGCCTCCTTTGACAACATTCAG GCCTGGCTGACGGAGATTCAGGAGCATGCCCAGCACAATGTGGTGCTCATGCTGCTGGGGAACAAG GTGGACTCTGCCCAGGAGCGTGTGGTGAAGAGAGAGGATGGAGAGAAGCTGGCCAAG GAGTACGGGCTGCCCTTCATGGAGACCAGTGCCAAGACGGGCCTCAACGTGGACTTGGCCTTCCTTGCCATAGCAAA GGAGTTGAAGCAGCGCACCATGAAGGCCTCCAGTGAGCCCCACTTCCGGCTGCACGAGTATGTCAAGAGGGAGGGCCGTGGGGCCTTCTGCTGCAGACCCTGA
- the RAB26 gene encoding ras-related protein Rab-26 isoform X1, with the protein MSRKKTPKNKGASAPAASALPAVNGPRPARPGTARPGPEAPRSGPPQPGRPSLGGGGDFYDVAFKVMLVGDSGVGKTCLLVRFKDGAFLAGTFISTVGIDFRNKVLDVDGMKVKLQIWDTAGQERFRSVTQAYYRDAHALLLLYDVTNKASFDNIQAWLTEIQEHAQHNVVLMLLGNKVDSAQERVVKREDGEKLAKEYGLPFMETSAKTGLNVDLAFLAIAKELKQRTMKASSEPHFRLHEYVKREGRGAFCCRP; encoded by the exons ATGTCCAGGAAGAAGACCCCCAAGAACAAGGGGGCCAGCGCACCCGCTGCCTCCGCGCTGCCCGCTGTCAACGGGCCCCGGCCGGCGCGCCCTGGGACTGCGCGCCCCGGCCCCGAGGCGCCGCGCAGCGGGCCCCCGCAGCCCGGCCGGCCCTCGCTTGGCGGCGGCGGCGACTTCTACGACGTCGCCTTCAAG GTCATGCTGGTGGGGGACTCGGGCGTGGGGAAGACCTGCCTGCTCGTGCGCTTCAAGGATGGGGCTTTCCTGGCGGGGACCTTCATCTCCACTGTGGGCATCGACTTCCGG AACAAAGTTCTGGACGTGGATGGCATGAAGGTGAAGTTGCAG ATTTGGGACACGGCTGGCCAGGAGCGGTTCCGCAGCGTCACCCAGGCTTACTACCGTGACGCTCATG CACTGCTGCTGCTCTATGATGTCACCAACAAGGCCTCCTTTGACAACATTCAG GCCTGGCTGACGGAGATTCAGGAGCATGCCCAGCACAATGTGGTGCTCATGCTGCTGGGGAACAAG GTGGACTCTGCCCAGGAGCGTGTGGTGAAGAGAGAGGATGGAGAGAAGCTGGCCAAG GAGTACGGGCTGCCCTTCATGGAGACCAGTGCCAAGACGGGCCTCAACGTGGACTTGGCCTTCCTTGCCATAGCAAA GGAGTTGAAGCAGCGCACCATGAAGGCCTCCAGTGAGCCCCACTTCCGGCTGCACGAGTATGTCAAGAGGGAGGGCCGTGGGGCCTTCTGCTGCAGACCCTGA